The following coding sequences are from one Arachis hypogaea cultivar Tifrunner chromosome 7, arahy.Tifrunner.gnm2.J5K5, whole genome shotgun sequence window:
- the LOC112703712 gene encoding pleiotropic drug resistance protein 1: MEGTDIYRASNSLRRSSSVWRNSGVEVFSRSSREENDEEALKWAALEKLPTYNRLRKGLLTASQGPASEVDVTDLGYQERQKLLERLVKVAEEDNEKFLRKLKQRIDRVGLEIPTVEVRYEHLNIDAEAFVGSRALPSFINSVFNVVEGFLNMIHVLPSKKKHVTILKNVSGIVKPQRMTLLLGPPGSGKTTLLLALSGKLDKGLQVSGKVTYNGHEMNEFVPQRTAAYISQHDVHIGEMTVRETLAFSARVQGVGSRYDMLSELARREKAANIKPDPDIDVYMKAVSTAGQESSIATDYTLKILGLDICADTMVGDEMLRGISGGQRKRVTTGEMLVGPTNALFMDEISTGLDSSTTFQIVSSLRQYVHIMNGTAVISLLQPAPETYELFDDIILISDGQVVYHGAREYVLDFFESMGFRCPERKGVADFLQEVTSKKDQAQYWSRRDEPYRFVTVTQFAEAFQSFHVGRKLNEEIAVPFDKSKSHPAALTTKKYGLNKKELLKANFAREYLLMKRNSFVYVFKLVQLTIMALIAMTLFFRTKMHHRNQDDAGVYAGALFFTLITIMFNGMAEISMSIAKLPVFYKQRDLLFYPSWAYAIPSWILKIPVTIVEVAVWVFLTYYVIGFDPNVGRLFKQYLLLLFVHQLASGLFRAIAALGRNMIVANTFGSFAILAFLSLGGFLLSRKNIKDWWIWGYWCSPLMYGQTGLMVNEFLGHNWNKSSNPNFGVTFLESRGFFTDSYWYWLSLGACVGYVFLFNGVFAAALSILGPFDKPQPTITEESEDDAQEVELPRIENSRSAEDAVVESSHGKKKGMVLPFEPYAITFDEVVYSVDMPQEMKEQGVQEDKLVLLKGVSGAFRPGVLTALMGVSGAGKTTLMDVLAGRKTGGYIEGSIKVSGYPKKQETFARVSGYCEQNDIHSPHVTVYESLLYSAWLRLSSSVDSKTRKMFIEEVMDLVELTPLRNSLVGLPGVSGLSTEQRKRLTIAVELVANPSIIFMDEPTSGLDARAAAIVMRTVRNTVDTGRTVVCTIHQPSIDIFEAFDELFLMKRGGQEIYVGPLGHHSSHLIKYFESIEGVSKITDGYNPATWMLEVTTTAQELNLGVDFTDLYKNSDLYRRNKQLIQELGQPAPGSKDLHFPTQFSQSFLVQCQACLWKQRLSYWRNPPYTAVRFFFTTFIALMIGSMFWGLGDKTKKRQDLFNAVGSMYSAVLFLGIQNASSVQPVVAVERTVFYREKAAGMYSALPYAFAQILVEIPYLFTQSVTYGLIIYAMLQFDWTAAKFFWYLYFMFFTLCYFTFYGMMAVAVTPNHHVAAIVAAAFYAIWNLFSGFVVPRPSIPIWWRWYYWGCPVAWSLYGLIGSQFGDITTLMDDEGGKNVGQFIHSYFGIKHDFIGYAAVVVAGIAVLFAFIFASAIKAFNFQKR; this comes from the exons ATGGAGGGAACTGATATATACAGAGCGAGTAATAGTTTAAGAAGAAGCTCATCGGTGTGGAGGAACAGCGGAGTTGAAGTGTTCTCGCGGTCCTCTCGTGAAGAGAACGATGAAGAAGCTCTCAAGTGGGCTGCGCTTGAAAAACTTCCAACCTACAACCGTCTCAGGAAAGGTTTGTTAACGGCCTCACAAGGCCCCGCCAGCGAGGTTGACGTCACCGATCTCGGTTACCAAGAGAGGCAGAAGCTTCTAGAGAGGCTGGTCAAGGTTGCCGAAGAGGACAACGAGAAGTTCCTCAGGAAACTCAAGCAGCGTATCGATAGGGTTGGCCTTGAGATTCCCACCGTTGAAGTTCGTTATGAACATCTCAACATCGATGCTGAGGCCTTCGTTGGAAGCAGAGCTTTGCCTTCTTTCATCAACTCTGTTTTCAACGTTGTtgag GGATTCTTGAACATGATTCATGTTCTCCCAAGCAAAAAGAAACACGTTACTATTCTCAAGAATGTTAGCGGAATTGTGAAGCCTCAAAGGATGACACTGCTTCTAGGTCCTCCAGGTTCTGGAAAGACCACACTGCTTCTAGCCTTGTCTGGCAAGCTTGATAAGGGTCTTCAGGTATCTGGAAAAGTGACTTACAATGGACATGAAATGAATGAGTTTGTGCCTCAAAGAACTGCTGCTTACATCAGCCAGCATGATGTTCATATTGGAGAGATGACTGTCAGGGAAACCTTGGCTTTCTCTGCAAGGGTTCAAGGAGTTGGATCTCGTTATG ATATGTTATCCGAGTTGGCCAGAAGAGAGAAAGCAGCAAACATCAAGCCTGACCCTGATATTGATGTTTACATGAAGGCGGTTTCCACTGCAGGCCAGGAATCAAGCATAGCAACTGATTACACACTCAAG ATCTTGGGACTGGATATATGTGCTGATACTATGGTAGGGGATGAAATGCTGCGTGGAATCTCCGGTGGACAAAGGAAGCGTGTTACCACCGGAGAAATGTTGGTTGGACCAACAAATGCTCTGTTCATGGATGAAATATCAACAGGGTTGGACAGTTCCACAACTTTCCAGATTGTGAGCTCTCTGAGGCAGTATGTTCACATTATGAATGGAACGGCGGTTATATCTTTGCTGCAGCCAGCACCAGAGACTTATGAACTGTTTGATGACATCATCTTGATCTCCGATGGGCAAGTTGTGTACCATGGAGCCCGCGAATACGTGCTGGACTTCTTTGAGTCCATGGGATTCAGGTGTCCAGAGAGGAAAGGTGTTGCTGACTTCCTTCAAGAAGTGACTTCAAAGAAGGATCAAGCACAGTATTGGTCTCGCAGGGACGAGCCTTATCGATTCGTGACGGTTACTCAGTTTGCTGAAGCCTTTCAGTCATTCCACGTTGGAAGGAAACTTAATGAAGAGATTGCAGTTCCATTTGACAAGTCTAAGAGCCATCCAGCTGCATTAACCACTAAGAAGTATGGTCTCAACAAGAAGGAACTCTTGAAGGCTAACTTCGCAAGAGAGTATCTTCTTATGAAGAGGAACTCTTTTGTTTATGTCTTCAAGCTTGTTCAG CTAACCATCATGGCATTGATAGCAATGACACTGTTTTTTAGAACTAAGATGCATCACCGAAACCAGGATGATGCTGGTGTTTATGCCGGTGCCCTATTTTTCACATTGATCACAATCATGTTCAATGGAATGGCTGAAATTTCCATGTCCATTGCTAAGCTTCCTGTTTTCTACAAGCAAAGGGATCTTCTGTTTTATCCCTCATGGGCATATGCTATTCCTTCATGGATTCTCAAGATTCCTGTCACAATTGTGGAAGTTGCAGTTTGGGTTTTCCTTACCTATTATGTCATTGGATTTGATCCTAATGTCGGCAG gCTTTTCAAGCAGTATCTTTTGCTGTTATTCGTCCACCAATTGGCTTCTGGATTATTCCGTGCTATTGCAGCACTCGGTAGAAACATGATTGTTGCCAACACATTTGGTTCCTTTGCAATTCTTGCGTTTCTTTCATTGGGTGGCTTCCTTCTGTCAAGAA AGAATATCAAGGATTGGTGGATTTGGGGTTACTGGTGTTCACCTTTGATGTATGGACAAACTGGTCTAATGGTCAATGAATTTCTTGGCCACAATTGGAAT AAAAGCTCCAACCCCAACTTTGGAGTTACTTTTCTCGAGAGTCGTGGATTCTTCACAGACTCATATTGGTATTGGTTAAGCCTTGGAGCCTGCGTTGGATATGTGTTCCTTTTCAATGGAGTGTTTGCGGCTGCTCTTAGTATCCTTGGCC CATTTGATAAGCCACAGCCTACAATAACTGAAGAATCTGAAGATGATGCACAAGAGGTTGAATTGCCACGCATAG AAAATTCAAGATCAGCAGAAGATGCTGTTGTGGAGTCAAGCCatggaaagaaaaagggaatggtTCTTCCCTTTGAACCATATGCTATCACCTTTGATGAAGTCGTATACTCTGTTGACATGCCACAG GAAATGAAAGAACAAGGTGTACAAGAGGACAAGTTGGTGCTTCTGAAGGGTGTTAGTGGTGCATTCAGGCCTGGTGTTCTCACTGCTCTTATGGGTGTAAGTGGAGCCGGTAAAACTACCTTGATGGATGTTCTTGCTGGTAGAAAAACTGGTGGATATATTGAAGGAAGCATAAAAGTTTCTGGATACCCTAAGAAGCAAGAAACATTTGCTCGAGTCTCGGGTTACTGTGAACAGAATGATATCCATTCACCTCATGTTACAGTCTATGAGTCCTTGCTCTACTCTGCATGGCTCCGTTTATCTTCAAGTGTTGATTCCAAAACTAGAAAG ATGTTCATTGAGGAAGTCATGGATCTTGTGGAGCTAACCCCATTGAGGAACTCACTAGTTGGTTTGCCTGGTGTGAGTGGTCTCTCAACCGAACAGCGCAAGAGGCTAACTATTGCAGTCGAATTGGTGGCTAATCCCTCCATAATTTTCATGGATGAGCCGACTTCTGGGTTAGATGCAAGAGCTGCTGCAATTGTTATGAGAACTGTCAGGAACACAGTGGACACAGGAAGAACTGTTGTGTGCACCATTCATCAACCTAGCATTGACATATTTGAAGCTTTTGATGAG TTATTCCTAATGAAGCGTGGTGGACAAGAAATCTATGTTGGGCCACTTGGTCATCATTCTAGTCATTTGATCAAGTATTTTGAG AGCATTGAAGGAGTGAGTAAAATCACGGACGGATATAACCCAGCAACTTGGATGTTGGAAGTTACAACAACAGCACAAGAACTCAATTTGGGTGTTGATTTTACAGATTTATACAAAAACTCTGATCTATATAG gagaaacaagcaacttaTACAAGAGCTGGGACAGCCTGCTCCTGGTTCAAAGGATCTTCATTTCCCAACTCAATTCTCTCAGTCATTCTTGGTCCAATGCCAAGCTTGCTTATGGAAACAGCGTTTGTCTTATTGGCGCAATCCACCATATACTGCCGTGAGGTTCTTCTTCACTACTTTCATAGCTTTGATGATTGGATCAATGTTCTGGGGCCTTGGAGACAAAAC CAAGAAACGGCAAGACTTGTTCAACGCAGTTGGTTCAATGTATAGTGCGGTTCTGTTCCTTGGAATACAGAATGCTTCATCGGTGCAGCCAGTGGTAGCCGTTGAAAGAACAGTGTTCTATAGAGAAAAAGCTGCTGGAATGTACTCTGCCTTACCCTATGCATTTGCACAGATACTAGTTGAAATACCTTACCTCTTCACGCAATCCGTGACCTATGGCCTCATAATTTACGCCATGCTCCAATTTGACTGGACAGCTGCGAAGTTCTTCTGGTATCTATACTTCATGTTCTTCACATTGTGCTACTTCACTTTCTATGGAATGATGGCTGTTGCTGTCACACCAAACCACCATGTTGCTGCCATTGTGGCTGCCGCATTCTATGCAATTTGGAACCTCTTTTCAGGATTTGTCGTCCCAAGACCT AGCATACCTATATGGTGGAGGTGGTACTATTGGGGTTGCCCAGTTGCATGGTCCCTTTATGGATTGATTGGATCACAGTTTGGAGATATAACTACTCTTATGGATGATGAAGGCGGCAAGAATGTTGGGCAGTTCATACACAGTTATTTTGGAATCAAGCATGACTTCATAGGATATGCTGCTGTTGTGGTTGCTGGAATTGCTGTGCTTtttgcatttatctttgcttCTGCAATCAAGGCCTTTAACTTCCAAAAGAGATAG